In the Euphorbia lathyris chromosome 5, ddEupLath1.1, whole genome shotgun sequence genome, one interval contains:
- the LOC136230996 gene encoding vacuolar protein sorting-associated protein 2 homolog 3 → MNIFSKKPNPREVLRESKREMQNATRGIEKEIGALQSEEKKLVAEIKRTAKTGNEAATKILARQLIRLRQQIATLQGSRAQMRGIATHTQAMHAQSSVAVGLKGATKAMASMNKQMAPAKQQQVIREFQKQSAQMDMTTEMMSEAIDDALDDDEAEEETDELTNQVLDEIGVDVASQLSTAPKGKIAGKNKQDVSSSGIDELEQRLAALRNP, encoded by the exons atgaatatcTTCAGCAAGAAACCCAATCCCAGAG AGGTTCTACGAGAGAGTAAAAGAGAAATGCAAAATGCTACTAGAG GTATAGAGAAGGAAATTGGGGCACTGCAATCAGAG GAAAAGAAGCTTGTTGCTGAGATAAAAAGAACTGCTAAAACAGGAAATGAG GCAGCAACTAAAATTCTTGCTCGGCAGCTAATCAGACTTAGGCAACAAATTGCTACCTTACAAGGTAGTCGTGCTCAAATGAGAGGCATAGCAACTCATACACAG GCAATGCATGCTCAATCTTCAGTTGCTGTCGGTTTGAAAGGTGCAACAAAGGCAATGGCGTCTATGAATAAG CAAATGGCACCTGCAAAGCAACAACAGGTTATAAGGGAATTTCAGAAGCAGTCAGCGCAGATGGATATGACT ACGGAAATGATGTCAGAAGCTATAGATGATGCCTTGGATGATGACGAGGCTGAAGAGGAGACAGATGAGTTGACAAATCAA GTGCTAGATGAAATTGGTGTTGATGTTGCCTCGCAG TTATCAACTGCACCAAAAGGTAAAATTGCAGGGAAGAATAAGCAAGATGTCAGCAG TTCTGGCATTGATGAGCTTGAGCAGAGATTGGCAGCTCTGAGAAATCCGTAA